In Paralichthys olivaceus isolate ysfri-2021 chromosome 13, ASM2471397v2, whole genome shotgun sequence, the following are encoded in one genomic region:
- the LOC109632171 gene encoding ankyrin repeat and IBR domain-containing protein 1 encodes MGNTATKFRKALINGDEVLACQLYESNPQFKEALDPNSTYGESYQHNTPLHYAARHAMTRLLRSFLLSKDGNPNKRNVHNETSLHLLCMGPQILISEGALQPRISRPYEDEQRRAECLQIILAWTGAKLDHGEYESADVNATDNKKNTCLHYAAASGMKTCVEFLVQREADLFAENENRETPCDCAEKQHHKELALCLESQMVFSIAPEAEGIEAEYAALDRRELYEGLRPQDLRRLKDMLIVETADMLQAPLFTAEALLRAHDWDREQLLEAWMNNAEECCQRSGVQMPNPPPSGCNAWDTLPSPRTPRTTRSSISSPDQISLIPADEESSLCGICMSSISVFEEPVDMSCGHEFCRACWEGFLNLKIQEGEAHNIFCPAFDCYQLVPVEVIESVVSREMDRRYLQFDIKAFVENNPAIRWCPVAGCERAVRLNTQGPGASTSDPHIFPLLRAPAVDCGKGHLFCWECQGEAHEPCDCETWKMWQQEVSEMRPEELAGVSEAYEDAANCLWLLSNSKPCANCKSPIQKNEGCNHMQCAKCKYDFCWICLEEWKKHSSSTGGYYRCTRYEVIQQVEEQSKEMTEEAEKKHKSFQELDRFMHYYTRFKNHEHSYQLEQRLLKTAKEKMEQLSRALSGREGGPPDTTFIEDAVLELLKTRRILKCSYPYGFFLEPKSTKKEIYELMQTDLEMVTEDLAQKVNRPYLRTPRHKIIRAACLVEQKRLEFLASVARGVAPNDSPEAPRRSFAGGTWDWEYLGFASPEEYAEFQYRRRHRQRRRGDMSSLRSNTPDPDDPSDSTLEDIGGGRRPCPLMGLDSLDDDDPNILLAIQLSLQDSGLAGSGSSHEILANEASLGAIGTSLPSRLEQRAPGVDILPRASLSSSELLELGDNLARLGNINISSHYSAATNVNASVQHHESRHRAYGASLPIAVAPGGSSSSTGLFSSSSDTIDSNTCGSNDPSSSSALAANANLLGNIMAWFHDMNPQGITLVSSASSDTDSNLGNLHAGGRGCLQDEEKAGVVVLPQEVMADVGFCSRTLSDMEEKDGAMAERPTQLDLVGLDSMSLSYMSALEPSGDHAERRGSKVCHVDTPRCDSVSDQLPSTSSSEWEEQVHLV; translated from the exons ATGGGGAACACGGCAACCAAGTTCCGTAAAGCTCTCATCAATGGGGATGAGGTGCTTGCCTGCCAACTCTATGAGAGTAACCCACAGTTCAAGGAGGCTCTGGATCCCAACTCTACCTACGGAGAATCCTACCAGCACAACACTCCACTGCACTATGCTGCCCGGCACGCAATGACACGCCTACTCAG GTCTTTTCTCTTAAGCAAAGATGGAAATCCTAACAAGCGTAATGTGCACAATGAGACATCTCTGCACCTTCTCTGCATGGGGCCCCAGATCCTGATCTCAGAGGGGGCACTGCAGCCTCGGATCTCGCGGCCATACGAAGATGAACAGCGTCGGGCTGAATGCCTACAAATCATCCTGGCATGGACTGGGGCAAAGCTGGATCACGGAGAGTATGAGAGTGCTGATGTCAATGCTACagacaacaagaaaaacaccTGCCTGCACTATGCTGCTGCCTCAGGGATGAAGACTTGTGTGGAG tTCCTGGTGCAGAGAGAGGCGGACCTGTTTGCGGAGAATGAAAACCGCGAGACTCCATGTGACTGTGCAGAGAAGCAGCACCACAAGGAGTTGGCCCTGTGCCTGGAGTCGCAGATGGTCTTTTCGATTGCCCCTGAGGCAGAGGGTATAGAGGCAGAGTACGCAGCCCTTGACCGAAGAGAG CTATATGAGGGCCTGCGGCCTCAGGATCTACGGAGGCTGAAGGACATGCTGATAGTGGAGACAGCTGACATGCTGCAGGCCCCCCTCTTCACTGCAGAGGCACTGCTACGTGCCCATG ATTGGGACAGAGAACAGCTCTTAGAGGCCTGGATGAACAATGCAGAGGAATGCTGCCAACGCTCAGGGGTACAGATGCCCAACCCACCTCCAAGTGGCTGCAATGCCTGGGACACCTTGCCCTCGCCCAGGACGCCACGCACAACCCgctcctccatttcctccccCGACCAAATCAGCCTCATACCTGCTGATGAGGAGTCTTCACTG TGTGGAATCTGCATGTCTTCCATCTCTGTCTTCGAAGAACCTGTTGACATGTCCTGTGGCCACGAGTTCTGCAGAGCATGCTGGGAAGG ATTTCTAAATCTAAAGATCCAAGAGGGTGAAGCCCATAACATCTTCTGCCCAGCGTTTGACTGCTACCAGCTAGTACCTGTTGAAGTCATAGAGAGTGTGGTGTCCAGAGAGATGGACAGGCGATACCTGCAGTTTGACATCAAG GCATTTGTGGAGAATAATCCAGCAATCCGCTGGTGTCCTGTGGCAGGGTGTGAAAGGGCTGTGCGACTCAACACCCAGGGTCCTGGAGCCTCTACCTCAGACCCGCATATTTTCCCCCTTCTTCGTGCCCCTGCAGTAGATTGTGGCAAAGGCCACCTCTTTTGCTG GGAGTGTCAAGGTGAAGCGCATGAGCCCTGTGACTGTGAGACCTGGAAAATGTGgcaacaggaagtcagtgagATGAGGCCTGAAGAAT TGGCGGGTGTAAGCGAAGCCTACGAGGATGCAGCCAATTGCTTGTGGTTGCTGAGTAACTCCAAGCCCTGTGCAAACTGCAAGTCCCCCATACAAAAAAATGAGGGCTGCAACCACATGCAGTGTGCTAAG TGTAAGTATGACTTCTGCTGGATCTGTCTGGAGGAGTGGAAAAAGCACAGCTCGTCAACAGGAGGCTACTATCGCTGCACCCGCTATGAGGTCATCCAGCAGGTGGAAGAGCAGTCAAAGGAGATGACTGAAGag gcagagaagaaacacaagagCTTTCAGGAACTCGACCGTTTTATGCACTACTACACACGTTTCAAGAACCATGAGCACAGCTATCAG CTGGAGCAGCGCTTGTTAAAAACAGCCAAAGAGAAGATGGAGCAGCTCAGTCGAGCCCTGAGTGGAA GGGAAGGAGGACCACCTGACACGACCTTCATTGAAGATGCTGTCCTAGAGCTTCTGAAGACGCGCCGCATCCTCAAGTGCTCTTATCCTTACGGCTTCTTTCTGGAGCCCAAAAGCACAAAGAAAGAGATCTACGAGCTTATGCAG aCTGATTTAGAGATGGTTACTGAGGATCTGGCTCAAAAAGTCAATCGGCCTTACCTGAGGACGCCGCGTCACAAGATCATCCGTGCGGCGTGTCTGGTAGAGCAGAAGAGGCTGGAGTTCCTGGCATCAGTAGCCAGGGGAGTGGCCCCCAATGACTCTCCTGAGGCCCCCAGACGCAG TTTCGCTGGCGGAACGTGGGACTGGGAATATTTAGGCTTTGCATCACCTGAG GAGTATGCAGAGTTCCAGTACAGACGGAGACATCGGCAGCGTAGACGAGGGGACATGTCCAGTCTGCGTAGCAACACACCTGACCCGGACGACCCCAGCGACAGCACTTTAG AGGATATTGGAGGTGGACGAAGACCATGTCCTCTGATG GGTCTGGATTCCTTAGATGACGACGACCCTAACATTTTACTGGCCATTCAGCTGTCTCTCCAGGACTCCGGCCTGGCTGGGAGTGGGTCCAGCCATGAGATCCTTGCCAACGAAGCCTCTCTTGGTGCTATTGGCACCTCCCTGCCTTCTAGGCTTGAGCAGAGGGCTCCTGGTGTAGATATCCTCCCTAGAGCTTCCCTAAGCAGCTCAGAACTGCTGGAGCTGGGAGATAACTTGGCAAGACTCGGGAACATCAACATCAGCAGCCATTATTCTGCTGCTACTAATGTTAACGCCTCTGTGCAGCACCATGAGAGTCGCCACCGGGCTTACGGGGCCTCTCTACCGATAGCAGTGGCTCCAGGTGGCAGCAGCTCGTCGACAggcctcttctcctcttctagTGACACAATAGATTCAAATACATGCGGCAGCAATGACCCATCCTCATCCTCTGCGTTAGCTGCAAATGCCAACCTCCTGGGAAACATCATGGCATGGTTCCACGACATGAATCCTCAAGGCATCACCCTGGTTTCGTCAGCCTCCTCCGACACAGATTCAAACCTGGGCAACCTACATGCAGGCGGAAGGGGCTGCCTGCAAGATGAAGAGAAAGCCGGTGTTGTCGTCCTGCCTCAGGAAGTGATGGCAGATGTGGGTTTCTGCTCTCGGACACTCAGTGACATGGAGGAAAAAGATGGTGCCATGGCGGAGAGGCCGACCCAGTTAGATCTTGTGGGGCTGGACTCTATGTCGCTATCGTACATGAGTGCGCTTGAACCAAGTGGAGACCACGCAGAGCGCAGAGGCTCGAAGGTCTGCCACGTCGACACTCCGCGATGTGACTCTGTATCCGACCAGCTGCCCAGCACCAGCTCCTCTGAGTGGGAGGAGCAAGTGCACCTAGTatga
- the LOC109632172 gene encoding protein lifeguard 1 gives MDQTNIRRNGGCEPRPPPYSYEEYGEGPYTGVSYQVGKGNVMVVSPSGPYVNMVHPEGAAGDPKQYSEAPPVYSNGLEESSFSDAAIRRGFIRKVYLTLMIQLLVTVGIICAFLYWDALREWALDTYWFSYCMMAVVILLILFFSCCDNLRRQVPLNFIALGLFTVAEGVMLGSVAVFFAAEAVLWAVGATALVSFALTVFAMQSKWDFTAVNGSLWVFAWTLFSFALLCAILRSQYLYIAYACLGTLLFSLYLVFDTQLILGGKHRKYEVSPEEYVFAALNLYLDIVSLFLLLLQLIGLCR, from the exons ATGGACCAAACCAACATCCGCAGAAACGGTGGATGTGAACCTCGTCCCCCACCGTACAGCTACGAGGAGTATGGAGAGGGTCCTTACACAGGGGTCAGCTATCAG GTAGGGAAAGGAAATGTCATGGTGGTGTCCCCTTCTGGTCCCTATGTTAACATGGTCCATCCTGAGGGTGCGGCAGGAGACCCCAAGCAGTACAGTGAAGCTCCACCTGTCTACTCGAATGGCTTAGAGGAGAGCAGCTTCAGTGACGCTGCTATACGAAGAG GTTTCATAAGGAAAGTCTACTTGACCTTGATGATTCAGCTGCTGGTGACAGTCGGGATCATCTGTGCTTTTCTTTACTG GGACGCTCTCCGGGAATGGGCGTTGGACACCTACTGGTTCTCCTACTGCATGAT GGCTGTGGTGATTTTGCTCAtcttgttcttttcctgctgtgacaaCCTCCGTCGTCAAGTCCCCCTCAATTTCATCGCCCTGGGCCTGTTT ACTGTCGCAGAGGGTGTAATGCTCGGATCTGTGgcagt gTTCTTTGCTGCTGAAGCAGTTCTGTGGGCTGTGGGGGCAACGGCGCTGGTGTCCTTTGCCTTGACCGTGTTTGCGATGCAGTCAAAG TGGGACTTCACTGCAGTAAATGGCAGCCTGTGGGTGTTCGCCTGGACCCTCTTCTCGTTTGCATTGCTGTGTGCCATCCTTCGCTCTCAG TATCTTTACATCGCGTACGCCTGCCTGGGAACTCTGCTGTTCTCCTTA tacCTGGTGTTCGATACCCAGCTCATCCTGGGCGGGAAACACAGAAAGTATGAAGTGTCTCCTGAGGAGTATGTGTTCGCCGCCCTCAACCTCTATTTGGACATCGTCTCCctgttcctgctcctgctgcagctcatcgGCCTCTGCCGCTAA